The genomic segment CGCGACGAACCCCGCCATGTCCGCGGGCAGGGGCGCCTCGAGCGTGAGAAGCCTGCGGGTCCGCGGATGAAGGAGCTCGAGCCGCGCGGCGTGGAGCGCGTGGCGCGCGAGGAGGAGATGCTCGAGGACGCGCGGCGCCGAGGGATCGCGCAGCGACTCGAGCAGGAGGTCGTGCGGCATCCCGTAGATCTTGTCGCCCACGATCGGGTGCCCCGCGTGCTCGAGATGCAGGCGGATCTGGTTCGTGCGCCCCGTGAGCGGGTTCGCGCGCACCACGGCGAAGCCGCCGCGCCGCGACTCGACCCGGAAGAGCGTCCTCGCCGGACGACCGCGCTCGCGGTCCACGACGCGGCGGGCGACCGGGCAGTCACGCCTCGCCGGCGCGATCGGCGCGTCCACCTCGAACGCATCGCACGACGGCTCTCCGCGCACGACCGCAACGTACTCCTTTGCGACCTCGCCGCGCGCGAACGCGCCCGAGAGGGCGCGCGCGGCCTCGCGGTTCCCGGCGAGCACGACGACGCCGCTCGTCTCGCGGTCGAGCCGGTGCGCGAGATCGAGCGGCCGACCGAGGTCCTCCCGCAGCCGCGCGATGAGCGTGTGCGTGAAGTAAGACCCGCCCGCGTGGCAGGGGATGTTCCCCGACTTCGACACGGCCACGACGTCTTCGTCGTCGTGAAGCACCTCGTACGAGAAGTCCACCGGCGGCTCGACGACGAGGACCTCGTACTCCACGAGGTCACCGCGGCCGACGGGCGTCTCAGGCCGCCCCGGAGCGCCGTTGACCGAGATCGAGCCGGCGGCGAGCCGAG from the Candidatus Effluviviaceae Genus I sp. genome contains:
- a CDS encoding RluA family pseudouridine synthase, with product MSGDDRNGGGPRAIRLSTRVDPYHDGWRLSDYLAHRFRYLDAATWAARLAAGSISVNGAPGRPETPVGRGDLVEYEVLVVEPPVDFSYEVLHDDEDVVAVSKSGNIPCHAGGSYFTHTLIARLREDLGRPLDLAHRLDRETSGVVVLAGNREAARALSGAFARGEVAKEYVAVVRGEPSCDAFEVDAPIAPARRDCPVARRVVDRERGRPARTLFRVESRRGGFAVVRANPLTGRTNQIRLHLEHAGHPIVGDKIYGMPHDLLLESLRDPSAPRVLEHLLLARHALHAARLELLHPRTRRLLTLEAPLPADMAGFVAGIAGDR